From the genome of Haloterrigena sp. KLK7, one region includes:
- a CDS encoding alpha-ketoacid dehydrogenase subunit beta, with amino-acid sequence MAQQEKDPAEGGQTDRSLTMSRAMVEAIAHEMRADDDVFYMGEDVADYGGIFDSTEGLLEEFGRDRVMDVPISETAYIGAAVGAAQAGMRPIAELMFVDFFGVGMDQIYNQMAKNTYMSGGSVSVPMVLTAAVGGTYNDAAQHSQTLYGTFAHLPGMKVVVPSTAYDAKGLMHNAVRDDDPVVYLFHKRLMGIGWLPAPDGPKTPVPEDDYTIPFGSADVKREGADVTVVTLGLHVHRALEAADDLADDGIDVEVVDLRTLVPLDADTVRDSVAKTGRLVVVDEDYRSFGVTGEIVARVAEDGLADLEAVERVAVPDVPLPYARPMENEVIPDAEDITGAIRAAHGDE; translated from the coding sequence ATGGCACAACAGGAGAAAGACCCGGCGGAGGGAGGGCAGACGGATCGATCGCTGACCATGAGCCGGGCGATGGTCGAGGCGATCGCCCACGAAATGCGCGCGGACGACGACGTCTTCTACATGGGCGAGGACGTCGCCGACTACGGCGGCATCTTCGACAGCACCGAGGGGCTGCTCGAGGAGTTCGGCCGCGACCGCGTCATGGACGTCCCCATCAGCGAGACGGCGTACATCGGCGCCGCGGTGGGGGCGGCTCAGGCCGGAATGCGACCGATTGCCGAACTCATGTTCGTCGACTTCTTCGGCGTCGGGATGGACCAGATCTACAACCAGATGGCCAAGAACACCTACATGAGCGGCGGCTCCGTCAGCGTACCGATGGTGCTCACGGCCGCCGTCGGCGGCACGTACAACGACGCCGCCCAGCACTCCCAGACCCTCTACGGGACGTTCGCCCACCTGCCGGGGATGAAGGTCGTCGTGCCGTCGACCGCCTACGACGCGAAGGGGCTGATGCACAACGCCGTCCGCGACGACGACCCGGTCGTCTACCTGTTCCACAAGCGGCTCATGGGTATCGGCTGGCTGCCGGCTCCCGACGGGCCGAAGACGCCCGTCCCGGAGGACGACTACACGATCCCCTTCGGCAGCGCCGACGTCAAGCGCGAGGGGGCGGACGTGACCGTCGTCACGCTCGGCCTGCACGTCCACCGCGCGCTCGAGGCCGCCGACGACCTCGCCGACGACGGGATCGACGTCGAGGTCGTCGACCTCCGGACGCTCGTGCCGCTCGACGCCGACACCGTCCGCGACTCGGTGGCGAAGACCGGCCGCCTCGTCGTGGTCGACGAGGACTACCGCTCGTTCGGCGTCACCGGCGAGATCGTCGCGCGGGTGGCCGAGGACGGCCTCGCCGACCTCGAGGCCGTCGAACGGGTCGCCGTCCCGGACGTTCCGCTTCCCTACGCCCGGCCGATGGAGAACGAGGTCATTCCGGACGCCGAGGACATCACGGGCGCCATCCGCGCGGCCCACGGTGACGAATGA
- a CDS encoding lipoyl domain-containing protein produces MSPDDDRVAVDTGDVWPADTDEDEGVVVNWFLSEGSSVEEGDDLCEFQVEKVSVDVPAPTNGTLEEIALEEDDEFERGDVLAWIAPA; encoded by the coding sequence ATGAGTCCGGACGACGATCGCGTCGCCGTCGACACCGGCGACGTCTGGCCGGCGGACACCGACGAGGACGAGGGCGTCGTCGTCAACTGGTTCCTGAGCGAGGGAAGCAGCGTCGAGGAAGGCGACGACCTCTGTGAGTTCCAGGTCGAGAAGGTCAGCGTCGACGTTCCGGCGCCGACGAACGGCACGCTCGAGGAGATCGCCCTCGAGGAAGACGACGAGTTCGAGCGCGGGGACGTCCTCGCCTGGATCGCCCCGGCGTAG
- a CDS encoding GNAT family N-acetyltransferase, producing the protein MVPNDNSRPTIERATADDVEAVADLWVRLARDQRRHDSYVHADANRETMRDTLAAHQVNDGLLVARDGETVVGFASFSLERGSLELDATRGLLSNIYVAPGSRGQGLGTALLEAAEDELEAQGAEVVVLEVMARNEAARRFYERKGYETYRVAMERDLEVEDDRSENDTPSKEDG; encoded by the coding sequence ATGGTCCCAAACGACAACAGCCGGCCGACGATTGAACGCGCCACCGCCGACGACGTCGAGGCGGTCGCGGACCTGTGGGTCCGGCTGGCTCGAGACCAGCGCCGACACGACTCCTACGTCCACGCCGACGCCAACCGGGAGACGATGCGGGACACGCTCGCGGCCCACCAGGTCAACGACGGCCTGCTCGTCGCCCGCGACGGCGAGACCGTCGTCGGCTTCGCCTCGTTCTCCCTCGAGCGCGGCTCGCTCGAGCTCGACGCCACCCGCGGCCTGCTCTCGAACATCTACGTCGCTCCCGGATCCCGCGGGCAGGGACTCGGAACGGCGCTGCTCGAGGCCGCCGAGGACGAACTCGAAGCCCAGGGCGCCGAAGTCGTGGTGCTCGAGGTGATGGCCCGCAACGAGGCCGCCCGCCGGTTCTACGAGCGGAAGGGGTACGAGACCTATCGGGTCGCGATGGAGCGCGACCTCGAGGTCGAGGACGACCGCTCGGAAAACGATACACCTTCAAAGGAGGACGGCTAA
- a CDS encoding thiamine pyrophosphate-dependent dehydrogenase E1 component subunit alpha — MYEAMVTARHYEERLQEEYLEGKQPAFDISAGPIPGELHLAAGQEAAGAGVCQRLRDDDTVTAPHRPHHVAIAKGVDLKRMTAEIFGRETGLSKGKGGHMHLFDPDVNFACSGIIAEGCPPAVGAGLAAKKRNTDSVAVAFLGEGAIDQGAFLESLNLAAVQDLPVVFVVEDNDWAISMPKERVTDVENGAQRADGFDLPGARVDADDAVAVYEAAREVIGRARDRNGPSLLEVQVHRRMGHFMGDPEAYRSDEDKTAAEGRDSIDRLEADLRAHGVDNETIAGLRSSARERVEEAIEWAKEQPEPEPADAHEDVFTNPPSGVTDSEPTAAELGGDD; from the coding sequence ATGTACGAGGCCATGGTGACGGCGCGTCACTACGAGGAGCGCCTGCAGGAGGAGTACCTCGAGGGGAAGCAACCGGCGTTCGACATCTCCGCCGGGCCGATTCCCGGCGAGTTACACCTCGCCGCGGGCCAGGAGGCGGCGGGCGCAGGGGTCTGCCAGCGGCTGCGGGACGACGACACGGTCACGGCCCCGCACCGCCCTCACCACGTCGCCATCGCGAAGGGCGTCGATCTGAAGCGGATGACCGCCGAGATCTTCGGCCGCGAGACGGGCCTGAGCAAGGGGAAGGGCGGCCACATGCACCTCTTCGATCCCGACGTCAACTTCGCGTGCAGCGGAATCATCGCCGAGGGCTGTCCGCCCGCGGTCGGCGCCGGACTGGCCGCGAAGAAGCGCAACACCGACAGCGTCGCGGTCGCGTTCCTCGGCGAGGGCGCGATCGATCAGGGCGCGTTCCTCGAGTCGCTCAACCTCGCGGCCGTACAGGACCTCCCCGTCGTCTTCGTCGTCGAGGACAACGACTGGGCGATCAGCATGCCGAAGGAACGCGTCACCGACGTCGAGAACGGCGCCCAGCGCGCCGACGGGTTCGACCTCCCGGGCGCTCGCGTGGACGCCGACGACGCCGTCGCGGTCTACGAGGCCGCGCGAGAGGTGATCGGTCGCGCTCGAGACCGGAACGGGCCGTCGCTGCTCGAGGTGCAGGTCCACCGCCGCATGGGCCATTTCATGGGCGACCCCGAGGCCTACCGCTCCGACGAGGACAAGACCGCGGCCGAGGGACGGGACTCGATCGACCGACTCGAGGCGGATCTCCGCGCCCACGGCGTCGACAACGAGACGATCGCCGGCCTGCGCTCGAGCGCTCGCGAGCGCGTCGAGGAGGCGATCGAGTGGGCGAAAGAGCAACCGGAGCCCGAGCCGGCGGACGCTCACGAGGACGTGTTCACGAACCCGCCGTCGGGCGTGACGGACAGCGAACCGACCGCCGCGGAACTCGGAGGTGACGACTGA
- a CDS encoding DUF4352 domain-containing protein: MSARTGATTHSISAPMIASNLIVKPSNFADMNRRTVLLASGVTLSTALAGCSGDTDENSDGNGTGNGNETEPENGTENSTESETANSDEDGEEESGNEDVDDVEAVVGSLVEGENIHLVVEDTETTTQIGDFQEADSGTEYLIATLAMKNVSEDFINVSQLLQTSVRDDEGYSYTQSLAVTDQPSFDGGQFVPGEVERGTIVFELPQDATGRTLEFDFDVDLIGGVNRAEIDLEDETGVHTLEQDLAIDVHDVGETVGFSDVSVTVNGVEFESELGRYTQPDEGNEYAIVDISIENNSGEEQSVSTMLQMLVKDGAGWSYQEDLMAASQLDRAFDEGLPLSDGETRRGQLAYEVEQGLHSLYWVFEFSLWTEGDKTFWRLR, encoded by the coding sequence GTGTCAGCCCGCACAGGGGCGACAACGCACTCGATATCGGCACCGATGATAGCCAGTAATCTTATCGTGAAACCATCCAATTTTGCTGATATGAATCGACGAACGGTGCTCCTTGCGAGCGGTGTCACACTCTCGACTGCGCTGGCCGGCTGTTCTGGTGATACGGACGAAAACAGTGACGGAAACGGGACTGGGAACGGCAACGAAACAGAACCTGAAAACGGAACCGAAAACAGCACCGAAAGCGAGACTGCAAATAGCGACGAAGACGGCGAGGAAGAATCAGGGAACGAAGACGTCGACGACGTCGAGGCGGTCGTCGGCTCACTCGTTGAGGGCGAGAACATCCATCTCGTCGTCGAAGATACTGAGACCACTACCCAGATCGGGGATTTTCAAGAAGCCGACAGCGGTACCGAATACCTTATCGCCACGCTCGCGATGAAGAACGTCTCAGAGGACTTCATCAACGTCTCCCAACTGCTCCAGACGTCCGTTCGCGACGACGAGGGGTATTCGTACACACAGTCGCTCGCCGTCACCGATCAGCCATCGTTCGATGGCGGTCAGTTCGTCCCCGGCGAAGTCGAACGCGGTACGATCGTCTTCGAACTGCCCCAGGATGCGACCGGGCGAACCCTCGAGTTCGATTTCGACGTCGACCTCATCGGAGGGGTCAATCGCGCCGAGATCGACCTCGAGGACGAGACTGGCGTTCATACTCTCGAACAGGATCTCGCGATCGACGTCCACGATGTCGGTGAGACGGTCGGCTTCAGCGATGTCTCGGTAACGGTCAACGGGGTCGAGTTCGAAAGCGAACTCGGTCGCTATACCCAACCTGACGAAGGCAACGAGTACGCGATCGTCGATATTTCTATTGAGAACAACTCAGGTGAAGAACAGTCCGTCTCGACCATGCTGCAGATGCTCGTCAAAGACGGCGCGGGCTGGAGCTATCAGGAGGATCTGATGGCGGCCTCGCAACTGGATCGAGCGTTTGACGAGGGCTTGCCGCTCTCGGACGGGGAGACGCGGCGCGGCCAGCTCGCCTACGAGGTCGAACAGGGCCTGCACTCGCTCTACTGGGTGTTCGAATTCTCCCTTTGGACCGAGGGCGATAAGACGTTTTGGCGACTTCGCTGA
- a CDS encoding MOSC N-terminal beta barrel domain-containing protein, whose protein sequence is MVHLERIRIRPVASLDAVSVSERALVDGGPAWERRYTIVERTAGSDARPAPITAEREPRLRRLETTYDLERETVTVGERGSDETATFHLDLDRECFASWLSEYLGYPVEIVRTDEGGGPDVAAPSGPTVVSAETLETVAGWYDEIDADELCRRFQPTLVVGGAPPFWEDRLYGRADRIVPVEVGSTTLYGTAPSQLRGVSARDPETGVQTDGFRETFVERRQATLPDWATAVRFDHYFRLLSETRVPQASVGATLSVGEPITVGEPVPSPTPAD, encoded by the coding sequence ATGGTACATCTCGAGCGGATACGGATTCGGCCGGTCGCGTCCCTCGATGCGGTATCGGTTTCGGAACGGGCGCTCGTCGACGGCGGGCCGGCGTGGGAGCGGCGGTATACGATCGTCGAACGAACGGCGGGAAGCGACGCCCGACCCGCGCCGATCACCGCGGAACGCGAGCCCCGACTCCGCAGGCTCGAGACCACGTACGACCTCGAGCGAGAGACCGTGACGGTCGGTGAACGGGGGAGCGACGAGACCGCGACCTTCCACCTCGACCTCGATCGGGAGTGCTTCGCCTCGTGGCTCTCGGAGTACCTCGGCTACCCGGTCGAAATCGTTCGCACCGACGAGGGCGGCGGCCCGGACGTCGCGGCTCCGTCGGGGCCGACGGTCGTCAGCGCCGAGACGCTCGAGACGGTCGCTGGATGGTACGACGAGATCGACGCCGACGAACTGTGCCGTCGCTTCCAGCCGACCCTCGTCGTCGGCGGCGCCCCGCCGTTCTGGGAGGACCGACTCTACGGGCGGGCCGATCGGATCGTTCCCGTCGAGGTCGGGTCGACGACGCTGTACGGTACCGCGCCGTCGCAACTGCGCGGCGTCTCGGCGCGCGACCCCGAGACCGGCGTGCAAACCGACGGGTTCCGAGAGACGTTCGTCGAGCGCCGCCAAGCGACGCTGCCCGACTGGGCGACCGCGGTGCGGTTCGACCACTACTTCCGGCTGCTGTCCGAGACGCGGGTCCCGCAGGCGTCGGTGGGAGCGACGCTCTCGGTCGGCGAGCCGATCACCGTCGGGGAGCCCGTTCCGTCCCCGACGCCGGCCGACTGA
- a CDS encoding enoyl-CoA hydratase-related protein → MALGEAVHLEIEANGRAIITLDQPDRRNALSAEISAGISEALDEIEGSDARVVCIEGSGGSFSAGGDIERMVEGIENDVPADERVRRLERSTNALIGRVVEFPIPTVALVDGPAVGAGANLAIACDVQLASENAVFGFVFRQVGLSVDAGTSYLLPRVVGENVAKELVLTGDIIDADRAAEIGLVNHVYGADEFDERVDEFVEKVVSGPPIALRHANRLVGEGLNKSLEQALTDEATAQGIVFDTADHEEGVEAFFEDRDPEYEGR, encoded by the coding sequence ATGGCGCTGGGTGAGGCGGTCCACCTCGAGATCGAGGCCAACGGCCGCGCGATCATCACGCTCGATCAGCCGGATCGGCGCAACGCCCTCTCCGCGGAGATCAGCGCCGGCATCTCAGAGGCGCTCGACGAGATCGAAGGCAGCGACGCTCGAGTCGTCTGCATCGAGGGGTCGGGCGGGTCGTTCTCGGCCGGCGGCGACATCGAGCGGATGGTCGAGGGCATCGAGAACGACGTGCCCGCCGACGAGCGGGTGCGCCGACTCGAGCGCTCGACGAACGCGCTCATCGGGCGGGTGGTGGAGTTCCCGATTCCGACGGTCGCGCTGGTCGACGGCCCCGCCGTCGGCGCCGGCGCGAACCTCGCGATCGCCTGCGACGTGCAACTGGCCAGCGAGAACGCCGTCTTCGGCTTCGTCTTCCGGCAGGTCGGGCTGAGCGTCGACGCCGGGACCTCCTACCTGCTGCCCCGCGTCGTCGGCGAGAACGTCGCCAAGGAACTCGTGTTGACCGGCGATATCATCGACGCCGACCGCGCCGCGGAGATCGGGCTCGTCAACCACGTCTACGGCGCCGATGAGTTCGACGAGCGGGTCGACGAGTTCGTCGAGAAGGTCGTCTCCGGTCCGCCGATCGCGCTCCGACACGCGAATCGGCTGGTAGGCGAAGGGCTGAACAAGTCCCTCGAGCAGGCCCTGACCGACGAGGCGACGGCCCAGGGGATCGTCTTCGACACCGCGGATCACGAGGAGGGCGTCGAGGCCTTCTTCGAGGACCGCGATCCGGAGTACGAAGGTCGGTAA
- a CDS encoding 2-oxo acid dehydrogenase subunit E2: MSSNDTEPDESDETDRTVREERSLSPMRRTIANRLQDSYRNAVHVTASREVDAEALFRATETANDRLEADVSLVDPVLCALSATLEEHPAFNATFEDGTHRLYEEHNVGVAVDIDAGLVTPVLRDIGSKSLGEIATERRRLTETVQSGEYTMRDFRGGTITVTNLGVLGVDSFTPVINPPEIAILGIGRVRERPRRSGDGLEFRRELTYDLSFDHRVVDGADAARFLETLAEHTESAERFAPDG, from the coding sequence ATGTCATCGAACGATACCGAGCCAGATGAGAGCGACGAGACCGACCGCACCGTCCGCGAGGAGCGGTCGCTCTCCCCGATGCGACGGACGATCGCGAACCGCCTGCAGGACAGCTATCGGAACGCCGTCCACGTGACCGCCAGCCGCGAGGTCGACGCGGAGGCGCTGTTTCGGGCGACCGAGACGGCGAACGACCGCCTCGAGGCGGACGTCTCGCTGGTCGACCCCGTGCTGTGTGCGCTCTCGGCGACGCTCGAGGAGCATCCCGCGTTCAACGCGACGTTCGAGGACGGGACCCACCGGCTGTACGAGGAGCACAACGTCGGCGTCGCGGTCGATATCGACGCGGGACTGGTGACGCCGGTGCTCCGCGATATCGGCTCGAAGTCCCTCGGCGAAATCGCGACCGAGCGGCGACGGCTGACCGAGACCGTTCAGTCCGGCGAGTACACGATGCGGGACTTCCGCGGCGGGACGATCACCGTCACGAACCTCGGCGTCCTCGGCGTCGACTCGTTCACGCCGGTCATCAACCCGCCGGAGATCGCGATCCTCGGAATCGGGCGGGTGCGAGAGCGCCCGCGACGGAGCGGCGACGGCCTCGAGTTCCGCCGCGAGTTGACCTACGACCTCAGCTTCGACCACCGGGTCGTCGACGGCGCGGACGCGGCCCGGTTCCTCGAGACGCTCGCGGAGCACACCGAGAGCGCCGAGCGGTTCGCGCCCGACGGCTGA
- a CDS encoding universal stress protein, protein MYQDVLIPTDGSDGTRQSIDHGLAIAKRFDATIHALSVVPEGPLGTLQNDTAITAADRAVERVEREAAREDVEVVTAVEQGVPHEEILEYADEHGADMIVMGTQGRTGLDRVLMGSVTERVVRMADVPVVTVRLSEDVRIDDADEAERIAREALAAEDGSLDPAAISVLEEPHRTSASWIVPLETATDTVHVHVDAVTGEARTATRSE, encoded by the coding sequence ATGTATCAGGACGTGCTCATTCCGACGGACGGGAGCGACGGGACCCGCCAGTCGATCGATCACGGGTTGGCCATCGCGAAGCGGTTCGACGCGACGATTCACGCGCTGTCGGTCGTCCCGGAGGGCCCGCTCGGGACGTTGCAGAACGATACGGCGATCACCGCCGCCGACCGCGCCGTCGAGCGCGTCGAGCGGGAGGCCGCCCGCGAGGACGTCGAGGTCGTGACGGCGGTCGAGCAGGGCGTTCCCCACGAGGAGATCCTCGAGTACGCCGACGAACACGGCGCGGACATGATCGTCATGGGGACCCAGGGCCGGACCGGTCTCGACCGCGTACTGATGGGGAGCGTCACCGAGCGCGTCGTCCGGATGGCCGACGTGCCGGTCGTGACCGTTCGCCTCTCCGAGGACGTCCGGATCGACGACGCCGACGAAGCGGAACGGATCGCCCGCGAGGCGCTCGCCGCCGAGGACGGATCGCTCGACCCGGCAGCGATCTCCGTCCTCGAGGAACCCCACCGCACGAGCGCCTCCTGGATCGTCCCGCTCGAGACGGCCACCGATACCGTCCACGTCCACGTCGACGCCGTGACCGGTGAAGCGCGGACGGCGACGCGATCCGAGTGA
- a CDS encoding long-chain fatty acid--CoA ligase yields MTNLVTNVAAAVEDHGENTAIGFQGSETSYEEFWGQTGAFATALEERGLGADDRVALYLPNVPPFLISFHGTLRAGGVVVPMNPQYKAREIGHLLEDSGAKVVVALADLVPFVREVRDETDVEHIVSVGGEAEGATEFEAFLEPGDPGITERDDDDDAVQPYTSGTTGQPKGVQLTHENLASNANAASKLIPDGIRPDDKALGVLPLFHIYGMTVVMNASLFNGGAYYPMASWDAQEAVSLIEDEELTVMHGVPAMYNDIINQPDAEEFDMSSLRLCGVGGSGIPVEVLRQFEELYEPKIYEGYGLTETSPITHFNSPIEGRRVGSIGRTVPGVDSRVVDDDFEDVDPVEEGPVDEEEADLHEITGEIVVAGPNVMKGYYGLPEANEEAFTEEGGRRWFHTGDVGYRDEDGFFYVVDREKHMIVTGGYNVYPREVEELLFEHEDVADAAVAGIPDERRGETVKAFIVRTPDGDVTEEEIKEYCLTNLAEYKHPREVEFVEELPRTTTGKVQKFKLREQEEESEAEAE; encoded by the coding sequence ATGACAAATCTTGTCACTAACGTCGCGGCCGCCGTCGAGGACCACGGCGAGAACACCGCGATCGGGTTTCAGGGCTCGGAGACGAGCTACGAGGAGTTCTGGGGTCAGACCGGGGCGTTCGCCACCGCGCTCGAGGAACGGGGGCTGGGTGCCGACGACCGGGTCGCGCTCTATCTGCCGAACGTCCCGCCGTTTCTGATCTCGTTCCACGGGACGCTGCGGGCCGGCGGAGTCGTCGTTCCGATGAACCCGCAGTACAAGGCGCGCGAGATCGGTCACCTGCTTGAGGACAGCGGGGCGAAGGTCGTCGTCGCGCTGGCCGATCTGGTCCCCTTCGTCCGGGAGGTACGGGACGAGACGGACGTCGAGCACATCGTCAGCGTCGGCGGCGAGGCCGAGGGCGCTACCGAGTTCGAGGCGTTCCTCGAGCCGGGCGATCCCGGGATCACCGAGCGCGACGACGACGACGACGCCGTCCAGCCGTACACCTCCGGGACGACGGGCCAGCCGAAGGGCGTCCAGCTCACCCACGAGAACCTCGCGTCGAACGCGAACGCGGCGTCGAAACTCATCCCCGACGGGATCCGGCCGGACGACAAGGCCCTCGGCGTGTTGCCGCTGTTCCACATCTACGGGATGACCGTCGTCATGAACGCGTCGCTGTTCAACGGCGGCGCCTACTACCCGATGGCTTCCTGGGACGCACAGGAGGCCGTCTCGCTGATCGAGGACGAGGAGCTGACGGTCATGCACGGCGTGCCGGCGATGTACAACGACATCATCAACCAGCCCGACGCCGAGGAGTTCGACATGTCCTCGCTACGGCTCTGTGGCGTCGGCGGCTCCGGGATCCCGGTCGAGGTCCTGCGCCAGTTCGAGGAGCTCTACGAGCCGAAGATCTACGAGGGATACGGACTGACCGAGACCAGTCCGATCACTCACTTCAACAGCCCGATCGAGGGCCGACGCGTCGGTAGCATCGGCAGGACCGTCCCCGGCGTCGACTCGAGGGTCGTCGACGACGACTTCGAGGACGTCGACCCCGTCGAGGAGGGGCCGGTCGACGAGGAGGAGGCCGACCTCCACGAGATCACCGGCGAGATCGTCGTCGCCGGCCCGAACGTGATGAAGGGCTACTACGGCCTACCCGAGGCCAACGAGGAGGCCTTCACCGAGGAGGGCGGCCGACGCTGGTTCCATACCGGCGACGTCGGCTACCGCGACGAGGACGGCTTCTTCTACGTCGTCGACCGCGAGAAGCACATGATCGTCACCGGCGGCTACAACGTCTATCCGCGTGAAGTCGAGGAACTCCTCTTCGAGCACGAGGACGTCGCCGACGCCGCCGTCGCGGGCATCCCGGACGAGCGCCGCGGCGAGACCGTCAAGGCGTTCATCGTCCGCACGCCCGACGGCGACGTGACCGAGGAGGAGATCAAGGAGTACTGCCTGACCAACCTCGCGGAGTACAAGCACCCCCGCGAGGTCGAGTTCGTCGAGGAACTGCCGCGGACGACCACGGGGAAGGTCCAGAAGTTCAAGCTCCGCGAGCAGGAAGAAGAGAGCGAAGCGGAGGCCGAATAA
- a CDS encoding dCTP deaminase: MSAENPLAEVVDNLVYEPAQVHEHGIDLTVSAVYEVAAPGRLDFGGDELEDADLEPVPTELRDPDDEFGWWDLEGGQYVLQHNEFLTDLEEPVQLQPRNDLLARGGSHPSVLVASHLPLIPLTVADGGLRIKENARVSTLVPVGAVGGGSPRSE, translated from the coding sequence ATGTCCGCCGAGAATCCGCTCGCCGAGGTCGTCGACAACCTCGTGTACGAACCCGCACAGGTCCACGAGCACGGCATCGATCTGACTGTCAGCGCCGTCTACGAGGTCGCCGCGCCCGGTCGACTGGATTTCGGCGGCGACGAACTCGAGGACGCCGACCTCGAGCCGGTGCCAACCGAACTCCGCGACCCGGACGACGAGTTCGGCTGGTGGGACCTCGAGGGCGGCCAGTACGTCCTCCAGCACAACGAGTTCCTGACCGACCTCGAGGAGCCCGTTCAACTCCAGCCGCGCAACGACCTGCTGGCTCGCGGCGGCTCTCACCCCTCGGTGCTGGTCGCGTCGCACCTGCCGCTGATTCCGCTGACCGTCGCCGACGGCGGCCTGCGAATCAAGGAGAACGCACGGGTCTCGACCCTGGTTCCGGTCGGTGCGGTCGGCGGCGGCTCCCCTCGATCCGAGTAG
- a CDS encoding HTTM domain-containing protein: protein MSSSQQASKSTDRPRTALERFRAVARPRLGVDPRALGAFRIALGVLLLADLAFLRMPGLIPFYTDDGVFPRSALADVYPTFAAASLHAVSGAAWVQGMLFAIAGVAAACLLVGYRTKPSLGLSLLLSASLFARNPHVVNGGDTILLTFLFLGLFLPLDARWSLGGGQQSDDARGRNRPVYSLGTAILCVHFATIYAASAVHKYQSDAWLSGTAVPRIFHLEEYIVLLGPSLAEFRAVLTAINWVWVALLSVSPFLILYTGRPRAALAAAFGCAHLGMAATMRLGAFPFVMIAGLLLFFPASVWDRLERATATVGPALRQRLPSSIRSHRIDGVGPLLPDSRPHVPRVRRGVRVGSTALLVGVFVALLLWQAAGLGIAEDSTPDLDGELSEVSWSFFAPNPPDTSSRYAIEATLESGETIDAVDGGEVAFDRPPDAAETYPTTLWHRYGVDMRYAGESQYEPAAAYVCEAVDRDLESVTIYHVEQPVDADGPVGDPVVTERITRGC from the coding sequence ATGAGTTCGTCACAGCAGGCATCGAAATCGACCGATCGACCCCGGACGGCGCTCGAGCGATTCCGCGCGGTCGCGAGGCCGCGCCTGGGCGTCGATCCGCGAGCGCTCGGCGCGTTTCGAATCGCGCTGGGAGTGCTCTTGCTCGCCGATCTGGCGTTCCTCCGGATGCCGGGACTGATTCCCTTCTACACCGACGACGGCGTCTTCCCGCGGTCGGCGCTCGCCGACGTCTATCCGACGTTCGCGGCCGCGTCGCTCCACGCGGTGTCCGGCGCGGCGTGGGTGCAGGGGATGCTGTTCGCGATCGCCGGCGTCGCCGCCGCGTGTCTGCTCGTCGGCTACCGGACGAAGCCCTCGCTGGGGCTCTCGCTGCTCCTGTCGGCCTCGCTGTTCGCCCGGAACCCGCACGTGGTCAACGGCGGCGACACCATCCTGCTCACGTTCCTGTTTCTGGGCCTGTTCCTGCCCCTCGACGCGCGCTGGTCGCTCGGCGGCGGTCAGCAGAGCGACGACGCCCGCGGCCGGAATCGACCGGTCTACTCGCTCGGGACGGCGATACTCTGCGTCCACTTCGCGACCATCTACGCGGCGAGCGCGGTCCACAAGTACCAGAGCGACGCGTGGCTGTCCGGGACGGCGGTACCTCGAATCTTCCACCTCGAGGAGTACATCGTGCTACTCGGCCCGTCGCTCGCCGAGTTCCGCGCCGTCCTCACCGCGATCAACTGGGTCTGGGTCGCTCTGCTCTCCGTCTCGCCGTTCCTGATTCTGTACACCGGGCGGCCGCGGGCCGCACTCGCCGCCGCGTTCGGCTGCGCCCACCTCGGGATGGCCGCGACGATGCGCCTGGGCGCGTTCCCGTTCGTCATGATCGCCGGCCTGCTCCTGTTCTTCCCGGCGTCGGTCTGGGACCGACTCGAGCGGGCCACAGCAACTGTCGGCCCGGCCCTCCGTCAGCGGCTCCCGTCCTCGATTCGATCGCATCGAATCGACGGGGTCGGACCGCTGTTGCCCGACTCGAGGCCCCACGTTCCTCGCGTTCGGCGGGGCGTCCGGGTCGGGAGCACCGCGCTGCTCGTCGGTGTCTTCGTCGCGCTCCTCCTCTGGCAGGCGGCGGGCCTCGGGATCGCCGAGGATTCGACGCCGGATCTGGACGGCGAGCTCTCGGAGGTGAGCTGGTCGTTCTTCGCGCCGAACCCGCCAGATACCTCGAGCCGGTACGCGATCGAGGCGACCCTCGAGTCCGGCGAGACGATCGACGCGGTCGACGGCGGCGAGGTCGCGTTCGACCGTCCGCCGGACGCCGCCGAGACGTACCCGACGACCCTCTGGCACCGATACGGCGTCGATATGCGCTACGCCGGCGAGTCGCAGTACGAACCGGCGGCGGCGTACGTCTGCGAGGCGGTGGATCGGGACCTCGAGTCGGTGACGATCTATCACGTCGAGCAGCCGGTCGACGCGGACGGGCCGGTCGGCGATCCGGTCGTGACCGAACGGATCACCAGGGGATGTTAA